One genomic region from Cydia amplana chromosome Z, ilCydAmpl1.1, whole genome shotgun sequence encodes:
- the LOC134660996 gene encoding PDF receptor-like: MEMVGFSISLVALVVSLFIFSYYRSLRNNRTRIHKSLFSAMVLQVLIRLTVYIDQALVRSWRSDRAANDTAALKGIDNMPYLCESSYILLEYAITVMFMWMFIEGLYLHNVVTANALREGISHVVYYATGWGLPVILTAVWAAMTALHYNGERVNTCWYGYNFSPLYWIMQGPRLGVILINLVFLLNIMKVLIVKLRSSESSELEKIRKAVRAALVLLPLLGITNVINMTEAPLNGSVWKFALWSYTTHFLRSFQGFFIALIYCFLNGEVKQVLQKHYSNYMAMRGNVQRHRDSFFNFLSSSGEQKPSRDKNKKSDEMEFAEALQPQGETNIVETNANAEYITETV; this comes from the exons ATGGAAATGGTTGGATTCAGTATATCTCTCGTCGCGTTGGTGGTGtcgctttttattttttcttactaCAG ATCTTTGCGCAACAACCGCACCCGGATCCATAAGAGCCTGTTCAGTGCCATGGTGCTGCAAGTGTTGATCAGGCTGACCGTGTACATCGACCAGGCGCTCGTACGCAGCTGGCGCAGCGACCGCGCCGCCAACGACACCGCCGCTCTCAAGGGCATCGACAATATG CCTTATCTATGTGAAAGCTCGTACATTCTCCTGGAATATGCCATCACAGTGATGTTCATGTGGATGTTCATCGAGGGGCTGTACTTGCACAATGTTGTTACGGCGAATGCTCTGCGGGAGGGCATTTCTCACGTAGTGTACTACGCCACCGGATGGGGCTTGCCCGTTATTCTGACGGCAGTTTGGGCTGCGATGACTGCACTGCACTACAATGGTGAAAGAGTCAACAC TTGTTGGTATGGATATAATTTTTCTCCGCTTTATTGGATTATGCAAGGACCGCGATTGGGAGTTATACTG ATAAATctggtgtttttattgaatataaTGAAGGTGCTCATTGTTAAGTTAAGGAGTAGCGAGAGTTCTGAATTAGAAAAAATcag GAAAGCGGTACGAGCCGCGCTAGTGCTGCTGCCGCTGCTGGGCATCACCAACGTCATCAACATGACGGAGGCGCCTCTGAACGGCAGCGTGTGGAAGTTCGCCCTGTGGAGCTACACTACCCACTTCCTAAGGTCCTTCCAGGGATTCTTCATCGCACTAATCTATTGTTTTCTAAATGGAGAG GTAAAACAGGTGTTACAAAAGCACTACAGCAACTACATGGCTATGCGCGGCAACGTACAACGTCACCGGGATTCTTTCTTCAACTTTTTGTCCAGCAGTGGTGAACAGAAACCCAGCAGGGACAA AAACAAAAAGAGCGATGAGATGGAATTCGCGGAAGCATTGCAACCCCAGGGTGAAACGAACATTGTGGAAACCAACGCAAACGCTGAATATATAAC GGAGACAGTATGA
- the LOC134661629 gene encoding tubulin polymerization-promoting protein homolog, translated as MGDEEQATLDGQFHDFSKLYDNKRSGLTITLFRSDFWMRQAKLLDDRKLTMTDTGVLWNKYNKSELDWDEWLQFLSELCALKEWDEENVQETLTNCGLPGQGGNVVVPQYRDFFLTYKPKEKLPF; from the exons ATGGGAGATGAGGAACAAGCCACCCTTGATGGACAGTTTCATGATTTCTCTAAGCTGTACGATAACAAACGAAGTGGCTTAACGATCACTCTGTTCCGGTCCGACTTCTGGATGCGACAGGCCAAACTCCTCGACGACAGGAAACTGACTATGACTGATACTGGTGTGCTGTGGAATAAATACAA caaATCAGAGCTCGACTGGGACGAATGGTTGCAATTTCTGAGCGAACTATGTGCTTTGAAGGAGTGGGATGAAGAAAATGTACAAGAAACCTTGACAAACTGCGGATTACCAGGCCAGGGGGGTAACGTCGTCGTACCACAATACAGAGACTTTTTCCTCACATACAAACCCAAAGAGAAACTGCCTTTTTGA